One window from the genome of Musa acuminata AAA Group cultivar baxijiao chromosome BXJ1-4, Cavendish_Baxijiao_AAA, whole genome shotgun sequence encodes:
- the LOC135672078 gene encoding protein ELC-like, which translates to MVSSSSIRFIEAALEATGDRALSYVHHGLKWLIRDDLLSLFDDFRTLSPGSDTLTHNDGTTVHLLYAHGVLPVSSSLPPVLLTIWLHQAYPFVAPIVYVFPATGEQMVVHDHPFIAPSGSAVLPYLQTWQYPKSNLSDLARNLVKVFRICHPYGFIPTSPGRTDASLASKREAIDRLVAALHYDVKRFQAQIEEDMKQLCSRQATLRERTDMIDRALGDLELERLRSKEVAKQMVDNADVLSNWLQSHGTESCLYMEEVEGFETADESDRCLLDNEAAAQAIDDSVEVLGEALAAGSVTFANYIKQVRCLAREQFFHRAMVAKIQRSNESSSERAIC; encoded by the coding sequence ATGGTTTCGTCGTCCTCGATCCGATTCATCGAGGCCGCCCTAGAGGCTACCGGCGACAGAGCCCTTTCCTACGTCCACCATGGCCTAAAGTGGCTCATCCGCGATGACCTCCTCTCCCTGTTCGACGATTTCCGGACCCTCTCCCCGGGGTCAGACACCTTAACCCATAACGACGGCACCACCGTCCACCTCCTCTACGCTCATGGCGTCTTGCCCGTATCCTCGTCCCTGCCGCCCGTCCTCCTCACCATATGGTTGCACCAAGCATACCCCTTCGTGGCACCCATCGTGTACGTGTTCCCCGCGACCGGTGAGCAGATGGTGGTACACGATCACCCTTTTATCGCTCCCTCCGGTTCTGCTGTCCTGCCCTACCTCCAGACATGGCAGTATCCAAAGTCCAACCTCTCCGATCTTGCGCGCAACCTCGTCAAGGTCTTCAGAATTTGCCACCCCTACGGCTTCATCCCTACCTCGCCCGGCCGCACCGATGCTTCTCTTGCATCCAAGAGGGAGGCGATCGACCGGTTGGTAGCTGCACTCCACTACGACGTGAAGCGATTCCAGGCTCAAATCGAGGAGGACATGAAGCAATTGTGTAGCAGGCAAGCTACGCTGCGCGAGCGAACTGACATGATCGACCGGGCACTGGGAGACCTGGAACTCGAGCGGCTGAGGTCGAAGGAGGTCGCGAAGCAGATGGTGGATAACGCGGACGTGCTGTCGAATTGGCTGCAATCGCATGGTACCGAGTCTTGTTTGTACATGGAAGAGGTAGAAGGATTCGAGACGGCCGACGAGAGCGACCGATGCTTGCTGGACAACGAAGCCGCGGCGCAGGCCATCGACGACTCGGTGGAGGTTCTTGGTGAAGCACTAGCGGCGGGATCGGTAACCTTCGCAAACTATATCAAGCAGGTGAGATGTTTGGCGAGGGAGCAGTTCTTCCACAGGGCGATGGTCGCAAAAATCCAGCGGTCCAATGAAAGTTCATCAGAGCGAGCGATTTGCTAA
- the LOC135586711 gene encoding carbonic anhydrase 2-like isoform X1 — MNRGRKPAHVPRLPPLMISLNEARNLSVPSLHDAGRLGSEHRQSRAVQQAQGRSQTRHRPLQPRQQKHSHQIFRAKFPSKARQELLSRLCCPEHAHGNGSDGAADFGVPALQEGGLRFMVFACADSRVCPSVVLDFQPGEAFTVRNIANMVPPYDQTRYSGVGAAIEYAVLHLKVENIVVIGHSRCGGIKGLMSIKEDGTRSSAFIEDWVKVCLPALEKVKANHSALPFEDQCTHCEKEAVNVSLHNLKTYPFVKDGLEKKTLKLIGAHYNFVAGSFDIWEV, encoded by the exons ATGAACCGAGGCCGGAAACCAGCCCACGtccctcgtcttcctcctctAATGATCTCTTTGAACGAAGCGCGCAATCTAAGCGTCCCGTCCTTGCATGATGCCGGCCGCTTGGGTTCGGAGCATAGGCAGTCTCGTGCGGTCCAACAGGCGCAGGGCCGCTCTCAGACCCGCCATCGTCCTCTCCAGCCTCGACAGCAGAAACACTCCCACCAAATCTTCCGCGCAAAATTCCCTTCCAAGGCCCGACAAGAGCTCCTCTCGCGTCTCTGCTGCCCCGAGCACGCTCACG GAAATGGATCCGATGGAGCGGCTGACTTCGGGGTTCCAGCGCTTCAAGAAGGAGGTCTACGA TTCATGGTGTTTGCGTGCGCGGATTCTCGTGTGTGCCCGTCCGTGGTGCTCGACTTCCAGCCCGGGGAGGCCTTCACCGTCCGCAACATTGCCAACATGGTCCCTCCGTATGACCAG ACGAGATACTCCGGGGTTGGGGCTGCCATCGAGTACGCCGTCCTCCATCTCAAG GTTGAGAACATTGTGGTGATCGGCCACAGTCGTTGCGGTGGAATTAAGGGGCTTATGTCTATCAAAGAAGATGGCACCAGAAGCAG TGCCTTCATAGAGGACTGGGTGAAGGTCTGCTTGCCAGCATTGGAGAAGGTGAAAGCAAATCACTCAGCCTTGCCCTTCGAGGATCAATGCACCCATTGCGAAAAG GAGGCAGTGAACGTCTCTCTCCACAACCTGAAGACGTATCCCTTCGTCAAAGATGGACTGGAGAAGAAAACACTGAAACTGATCGGGGCACATTACAACTTCGTTGCCGGCAGCTTTGATATCTGGGAGGTATGA
- the LOC135586711 gene encoding carbonic anhydrase 2-like isoform X2, whose product MMPAAWVRSIGSLVRSNRRRAALRPAIVLSSLDSRNTPTKSSAQNSLPRPDKSSSRVSAAPSTLTEMDPMERLTSGFQRFKKEVYEKNAALFTQLADGQSPKFMVFACADSRVCPSVVLDFQPGEAFTVRNIANMVPPYDQTRYSGVGAAIEYAVLHLKVENIVVIGHSRCGGIKGLMSIKEDGTRSSAFIEDWVKVCLPALEKVKANHSALPFEDQCTHCEKEAVNVSLHNLKTYPFVKDGLEKKTLKLIGAHYNFVAGSFDIWEV is encoded by the exons ATGATGCCGGCCGCTTGGGTTCGGAGCATAGGCAGTCTCGTGCGGTCCAACAGGCGCAGGGCCGCTCTCAGACCCGCCATCGTCCTCTCCAGCCTCGACAGCAGAAACACTCCCACCAAATCTTCCGCGCAAAATTCCCTTCCAAGGCCCGACAAGAGCTCCTCTCGCGTCTCTGCTGCCCCGAGCACGCTCACG GAAATGGATCCGATGGAGCGGCTGACTTCGGGGTTCCAGCGCTTCAAGAAGGAGGTCTACGA GAAGAACGCTGCTCTGTTCACTCAACTCGCAGATGGTCAGAGCCCCAAG TTCATGGTGTTTGCGTGCGCGGATTCTCGTGTGTGCCCGTCCGTGGTGCTCGACTTCCAGCCCGGGGAGGCCTTCACCGTCCGCAACATTGCCAACATGGTCCCTCCGTATGACCAG ACGAGATACTCCGGGGTTGGGGCTGCCATCGAGTACGCCGTCCTCCATCTCAAG GTTGAGAACATTGTGGTGATCGGCCACAGTCGTTGCGGTGGAATTAAGGGGCTTATGTCTATCAAAGAAGATGGCACCAGAAGCAG TGCCTTCATAGAGGACTGGGTGAAGGTCTGCTTGCCAGCATTGGAGAAGGTGAAAGCAAATCACTCAGCCTTGCCCTTCGAGGATCAATGCACCCATTGCGAAAAG GAGGCAGTGAACGTCTCTCTCCACAACCTGAAGACGTATCCCTTCGTCAAAGATGGACTGGAGAAGAAAACACTGAAACTGATCGGGGCACATTACAACTTCGTTGCCGGCAGCTTTGATATCTGGGAGGTATGA
- the LOC135649173 gene encoding zinc-finger homeodomain protein 6-like, whose protein sequence is MEFRNPNEVGMPSSPSGYNSSLIRGGSAFSKPTLSPTSSLLSPRVGGGGLGGGGGGGGGGARNGNILGSTRSPPSPPTLEPTTTMDPSPQSLTKNTGQAFVSNSSTGAAGAGVPSKTEPAAITSKNSTTTTTADIFTRYRECLRNHAAAIGGHVVDGCGEFMPSGYPDTAEALNCAACGCHRSFHRREVDGGTNAAGSYYHATDHLPVLLPPPHPLAHPHHHHHHHQKPFQLGGFSSPSPTVPGSSGFFQFGSNRPSGSGGTTTESSSEERINAAAPTAATMPRKRFRTKFTAEQKNKMLAFAERIGWTIQRQDSEMIEQFCAEIGVRRQVLKVWMHNNKHTIIRKQPPPQHQQEPPVQQQHQQPPESRLPYSSCSQDQTLI, encoded by the coding sequence ATGGAGTTTAGGAATCCTAACGAGGTAGGAATGCCTTCCTCTCCCTCTGGTTATAATTCCTCTCTCATCAGAGGAGGATCGGCCTTCTCTAAACCCACTCTATCCCCCACTTCCTCTCTTCTATCCCCGAGAGTGGGAGGAGGGGGActtggaggtggtggtggtggtggtggaggaggagcaagaaatggtaacaTCCTTGGCAGCACCAGATCACCGCCATCACCACCAACTCTTGAACCCACCACCACCATGGATCCTTCACCCCAGTCTCTTACCAAGAACACTGGCCAAGCTTTCGTCTCCAACTCGTCTACAGGTGCAGCCGGTGCAGGCGTGCCGTCTAAGACCGAACCTGCTGCCATCACTAGTAAGAACTCAACCACCACTACCactgctgatatcttcacaaggtACAGAGAATGTCTTCGCAACCACGCCGCTGCCATAGGCGGCCACGTCGTCGACGGCTGCGGCGAGTTCATGCCGAGTGGCTACCCTGACACGGCCGAGGCATTAAACTGTGCAGCCTGCGGCTGCCACCGTAGCTTCCACCGCAGGGAGGTCGATGGCGGCACCAACGCCGCCGGCTCCTACTACCATGCCACCGATCACCTGCCTGTGTTGCTGCCGCCACCCCATCCTCTAGCCcatccccaccaccaccaccaccaccaccagaagCCGTTCCAACTCGGCGGCTTCTCCAGCCCATCGCCGACCGTGCCGGGGTCGTCCGGCTTCTTCCAGTTCGGTAGTAACAGACCCAGCGGCAGCGGAGGCACGACGACAGAGTCGTCGAGCGAGGAGAGGATCAACGCTGCGGCGCCGACGGCCGCAACCATGCCGAGAAAGCGGTTTAGGACCAAGTTCACGGCGGAGCAGAAGAATAAGATGTTGGCTTTCGCCGAGAGGATCGGGTGGACGATTCAGAGGCAAGATAGCGAAATGATCGAGCAATTCTGTGCGGAGATCGGCGTGAGGAGACAGGTGTTGAAGGTCTGGATGCACAACAACAAGCACACCATAATCAGAAAGCAGCCGCCGCCACAGCACCAGCAGGAACCCCCAGTGCAACAACAGCACCAGCAGCCGCCAGAGTCACGCCTCCCCTACAGCAGCTGTAGCCAAGACCAGACTCTCATCTAA
- the LOC135672079 gene encoding protein RADIALIS-like 3 has translation MASDPKSSWSEEENKSFELALALYDEETPERWHNVARAVGRGRSAEEVKRHYELLVKDIHLIDSTKEPIFHYPPTRSQG, from the coding sequence ATGGCATCCGATCCAAAGAGTTCCTGGAGCGAGGAGGAGAACAAGTCGTTCGAGCTGGCGCTGGCGTTGTACGACGAGGAAACGCCTGAACGCTGGCACAATGTGGCCCGGGCCGTCGGCCGCGGGAGGTCTGCCGAGGAAGTGAAGCGCCATTACGAGCTGCTCGTCAAGGACATCCACCTTATCGACTCAACCAAGGAGCCCATATTCCATTACCCACCGACGAGGAGCCAAGGTTAA
- the LOC135672438 gene encoding protein RADIALIS-like 3: MASGSMSSSWTAKENKMFEKALAVYDRDTPDRWHKIARAIGGKTADEVKRYYDLLVEDVRRIEAGQMPYANYRSSNGRG; encoded by the exons ATGGCATCCGGTTCGATGAGCTCCTCCTGGACCGCGAAGGAGAACAAGATGTTCGAGAAGGCACTGGCGGTGTACGACAGGGACACCCCCGACCGCTGGCACAAGATCGCCCGGGCCATCGGCGGGAAGACGGCGGACGAAGTGAAGCGCTACTACGACCTGCTCGTGGAGGACGTGCGCCGCATCGAGGCTGGCCAAATGCCGTACGCCAATTACCGGTCCTCTAATGGCAGAG GTTGA